A genomic stretch from uncultured Pseudodesulfovibrio sp. includes:
- the yqeC gene encoding selenium cofactor biosynthesis protein YqeC, translating to MNGTVTLSVSAALTSPEHRLITVIGAGGKTSLLNWIAKSRIAAGQRVVITTTTKIFPLHDVEAVLMTDGMDFLNRLRRALQKAPCVIAAKNFDKKTGKLIGLDPESIDALHCSEIADTILVEADGAARKPLKAPARHEPVIPIMSELCVGIMGLDAMNQILSEQIVHRSDIFSNMTGATLGDEITPAHMLRMAVNPGGMFKGCPPSCERKVLLNKVDIADGQAKVDRFITELTKNDTPPAISWFAGSCRQQTMHRIRYRRVMPCTENNGLEVLSQF from the coding sequence ATGAACGGGACCGTAACCCTGAGCGTCAGTGCCGCACTCACCTCGCCGGAACACCGGCTCATCACCGTCATCGGAGCGGGAGGAAAGACCTCACTCCTCAATTGGATTGCCAAAAGCAGAATTGCTGCCGGGCAAAGAGTGGTCATTACAACCACCACCAAGATCTTCCCGCTCCATGACGTCGAGGCTGTCCTGATGACGGACGGCATGGATTTTCTGAACCGACTGCGCAGGGCATTGCAGAAAGCCCCCTGCGTTATCGCTGCCAAGAATTTTGACAAAAAGACGGGGAAGCTCATCGGCCTTGATCCAGAAAGCATCGACGCGCTTCATTGCTCGGAAATAGCAGACACCATACTGGTTGAAGCGGATGGCGCAGCCAGAAAGCCGCTCAAGGCTCCTGCCAGGCATGAACCAGTCATCCCGATCATGTCTGAACTCTGCGTGGGAATTATGGGGCTGGATGCCATGAACCAGATTTTATCCGAACAAATCGTCCACCGTTCTGATATATTTTCAAACATGACTGGCGCGACCCTCGGCGACGAGATCACTCCGGCACACATGCTCCGTATGGCCGTCAACCCCGGCGGCATGTTCAAGGGATGCCCTCCCTCGTGTGAGCGGAAAGTCCTGCTCAACAAGGTGGACATCGCCGATGGACAGGCAAAAGTTGATCGATTCATTACAGAGTTGACTAAAAACGACACGCCTCCCGCCATTTCATGGTTTGCCGGCAGTTGTCGCCAACAGACAATGCATCGAATCAGGTATCGCCGCGTAATGCCCTGCACAGAAAATAACGGTCTTGAAGTATTATCTCAGTTCTGA
- the yqeB gene encoding selenium-dependent molybdenum cofactor biosynthesis protein YqeB, protein MSAIPIPTIAIRGAGDLATGVALRLYRAGLTRLLLLETSNPLAVRRTVAFSEAVYHGEMSVEGITATHISSPDDIEKAWTQNMIPVLVDPEAHSLAQVRPNVLVDAILAKRNIGTTMDQAPLVIGLGPGFTAGQDVHRVVETKRGHHLGRVITNGPAAPNTGIPGVIEGFSIERVYWAEHEGIFTTPYDIGHMVEKGDIIGSVNDTPVVAALSGVIRGLLRNNTPVVKRTKLGDVDPRGTIAYCGEASDKALSIGGGVLETVCAHIFPLRHT, encoded by the coding sequence ATGAGTGCCATACCCATCCCGACAATCGCCATTCGCGGCGCAGGCGACCTCGCTACAGGCGTGGCTCTGCGGCTTTACCGTGCCGGGCTGACCAGATTACTGCTGCTGGAGACCTCCAACCCCCTGGCTGTCCGTCGAACCGTGGCTTTTTCCGAAGCCGTGTATCACGGTGAAATGTCTGTTGAAGGGATCACGGCCACACATATTTCTTCTCCAGATGACATCGAAAAAGCATGGACACAGAACATGATTCCCGTCCTTGTCGACCCTGAAGCTCATTCATTGGCTCAGGTACGGCCGAACGTTCTTGTGGACGCCATCCTTGCCAAGCGTAACATCGGCACAACCATGGATCAGGCTCCGCTGGTCATCGGCCTCGGGCCAGGTTTCACTGCCGGACAGGACGTGCATAGAGTTGTTGAAACAAAACGTGGTCATCACCTCGGGCGCGTCATAACAAATGGTCCCGCCGCTCCCAACACGGGTATCCCCGGTGTCATTGAAGGTTTCTCAATAGAACGTGTCTACTGGGCAGAACACGAGGGGATCTTTACAACCCCATATGATATAGGCCACATGGTCGAGAAAGGAGACATCATCGGTTCTGTCAACGACACCCCGGTGGTTGCGGCCCTGTCAGGCGTCATTCGCGGTCTGCTCAGAAACAACACTCCGGTCGTCAAACGGACAAAACTCGGCGACGTGGACCCCAGAGGCACCATCGCCTACTGCGGTGAAGCCTCGGACAAGGCATTGTCCATCGGCGGCGGCGTTCTCGAAACCGTCTGCGCCCATATATTTCCTCTGAGGCACACATGA
- a CDS encoding nucleotidyltransferase family protein, whose translation MRHQLANVSGVILAAGKASRMGRDKLSLPFQGLPLLQHVVNAARNSTLRDVTVVLPKDSELRRTVDLSGCNVVTSVHRDMGQAESLKTGLRSVMDHADGCMALLGDQPLLTASAIDMLVGAFTQQPECWVAPVQEGMRGNPITIPSTWFAKVFELEGDTGARPLLGSPGLALRLVRVHEVGPFIDVDTEEQYQRLLTNYGQKTA comes from the coding sequence ATGCGCCATCAACTCGCCAACGTCTCCGGTGTCATTCTTGCCGCCGGCAAAGCCTCCAGAATGGGTAGGGACAAACTGTCCCTGCCCTTCCAGGGACTTCCCCTATTGCAACATGTGGTGAACGCCGCACGCAACTCCACCTTGCGTGACGTGACCGTGGTTCTGCCCAAAGACTCGGAACTGCGACGCACAGTGGACCTCTCCGGCTGCAACGTCGTCACCAGTGTTCATCGCGACATGGGGCAGGCCGAGTCTCTCAAGACCGGACTGCGCTCAGTCATGGATCATGCTGACGGATGTATGGCACTGCTGGGCGATCAGCCCCTTCTCACGGCTTCCGCCATCGACATGCTCGTGGGCGCGTTCACCCAGCAACCAGAATGCTGGGTCGCCCCGGTGCAGGAAGGCATGCGCGGCAACCCCATTACCATACCGTCTACATGGTTCGCCAAAGTCTTCGAACTGGAAGGCGACACCGGGGCACGTCCGCTTCTCGGCTCTCCGGGACTGGCCCTGCGTCTGGTTCGCGTCCACGAAGTCGGGCCTTTCATCGATGTAGACACCGAAGAACAATACCAACGACTTCTCACCAACTACGGCCAAAAGACCGCCTAG
- a CDS encoding xanthine dehydrogenase family protein subunit M: MKRFNHFDATSIEEAVSFLNESNGPAYVIGGGSDLMGCLKDNLWMEAPERIVNLKTIPGLKEIRVEDDGLHIGALVTLTEVAESDTVKEQWPGLAEAARRTASPLLRNMGTIAGNICQENRCWYYRYPDKIGGRIDCVRKGGKRCLAVPGDHRFHSIFGAVNKCIAVNPSDTAPAFVALNATVKTSKRSIAIDDFFTAEMGAQSTVLDRDEIVTEIVVPSPATGPMSAFRKIAYRKSIDFALVNCAASISIIDGKVASARICLNGVHNNPRRCEASEELLMGCELTEELAQEAGKAAVAEAKPLLQNGFKVQMAQTIVGDTLMDCLK; this comes from the coding sequence ATGAAACGTTTCAATCATTTTGATGCCACTTCCATCGAAGAAGCGGTTTCTTTCCTGAACGAAAGTAACGGCCCGGCCTACGTCATCGGCGGCGGCAGCGATCTGATGGGTTGTCTCAAGGACAATCTCTGGATGGAAGCCCCCGAGCGGATCGTCAACCTCAAGACCATTCCCGGTCTCAAGGAAATCCGCGTGGAAGACGACGGCCTGCATATTGGCGCACTGGTTACCCTGACAGAAGTCGCCGAATCCGACACAGTCAAGGAACAATGGCCAGGACTGGCTGAAGCCGCTCGTCGCACAGCCTCCCCGCTACTGCGCAACATGGGCACTATCGCCGGTAACATCTGCCAGGAGAACCGGTGTTGGTACTACCGTTATCCCGACAAGATAGGCGGTCGCATCGACTGTGTGCGCAAGGGCGGCAAACGGTGTCTGGCTGTTCCCGGCGACCACCGCTTCCATTCCATCTTCGGTGCGGTCAACAAGTGCATCGCGGTCAACCCGAGCGACACGGCCCCGGCCTTTGTCGCACTGAACGCCACGGTCAAGACCTCCAAGCGCAGCATTGCCATTGACGACTTCTTCACCGCAGAGATGGGCGCACAATCCACGGTCCTCGACCGGGATGAAATTGTCACTGAAATCGTGGTACCCTCACCTGCAACCGGCCCGATGAGTGCTTTCCGCAAGATAGCCTACCGTAAATCAATTGATTTCGCTCTGGTCAACTGCGCGGCATCCATCAGCATCATCGACGGCAAGGTCGCCAGTGCGCGCATATGTCTCAACGGTGTGCACAACAATCCGCGCCGCTGTGAAGCATCAGAAGAGCTGCTCATGGGTTGCGAACTGACTGAAGAACTGGCTCAGGAAGCCGGCAAGGCCGCTGTTGCCGAAGCCAAGCCCCTGCTCCAGAACGGTTTCAAGGTACAAATGGCGCAGACCATCGTGGGTGACACCCTGATGGACTGCCTCAAGTAA
- a CDS encoding xanthine dehydrogenase family protein molybdopterin-binding subunit, whose translation MAELKSIGKSVRQKDGRARVTGEAKYYADFILPGMLQTRILRSPYPAADIISIDTTEAVAVAGVRLVMTHENYPKAFRKSLYYVGDLVAAVVADDETIAEEAMGLIKVEYEKKKFVVSLEDAIKEDSPQVFEGVANCQDWAFHAYMSDRDPETGLFKTKTPAEYNGFGDIEKGFAEADYVIDQKALKYAYCKGPAMEPRGCTADFDGTKLHMYTHSQGMHDEKLCLAQALGIPSSMVNYVAPFTGSSFGGKNAFPLDRNIASHYLMIAGLACLDLKKPVHCPYSREEEMVSGWSRGSQTNVKIGFKKDGTLTTMDLEHWQETGSGGDKYPAKNAMLATGSVLYSHNCQHQRGKIHYVNTNRQPAAGWQGYGAPEGTFAVETTMDIAAYELGIDPVELRKMNCMRAGDIDSGWDPLVYKSAFISSSGIRDCLDAGAERLDWKNTWQHPSEKTGRIRHGMGVAIFAMGAGRPGPGNSSEAMVKVYPDGSAALVCAVADIGQGQHTVQCQIVAEVLGLPYKKIGLVCHDTDSTPFATLVANSCGTWIQGWATYEAAVDAKHQVLKLAAGVMGVSETELDINENGIFMTNDPSKGISFAEAFGTRGHYGGIHEVTGYYVNNSPHPNGLKDGKKDQVYIPKEKGAQFISLDIDTETGMIDNVLVTMAQNVGKALNPKIVAGQLSTSRHGVDNAMLGNDCIIDKRNGWLMTPNWVDYRHATTMECDVDPIVIEKPGDPTHPFGATACGEGAACPTLAAFSNAIYNAIGVRLTETPYTPESILIGLGKIKARGRKK comes from the coding sequence ATGGCTGAACTTAAATCCATCGGCAAATCCGTTCGCCAGAAGGACGGTCGCGCCCGCGTCACAGGCGAAGCAAAGTACTACGCCGACTTCATCCTGCCGGGTATGCTCCAGACTCGTATTCTGCGCAGCCCATATCCGGCAGCCGACATAATTTCCATCGACACGACCGAAGCCGTTGCCGTTGCCGGCGTGCGTCTCGTCATGACGCATGAGAACTATCCCAAGGCATTCCGCAAGTCCCTCTACTACGTGGGTGATCTTGTAGCCGCAGTAGTGGCCGATGATGAAACCATTGCCGAAGAAGCCATGGGACTCATCAAGGTCGAATATGAAAAAAAGAAGTTCGTCGTCAGCCTTGAAGACGCCATCAAAGAGGACTCGCCTCAGGTGTTTGAAGGTGTCGCCAACTGTCAGGACTGGGCATTCCATGCCTACATGAGTGACCGCGACCCGGAAACCGGCCTGTTCAAGACCAAGACACCGGCAGAGTACAACGGCTTCGGTGACATCGAAAAGGGGTTCGCAGAAGCGGACTACGTCATCGACCAAAAAGCACTCAAGTACGCCTACTGCAAGGGTCCGGCCATGGAACCGCGCGGTTGTACCGCCGACTTCGACGGCACCAAACTTCATATGTACACCCACTCTCAGGGTATGCACGACGAAAAGCTCTGTCTGGCCCAGGCACTCGGCATTCCGTCCAGCATGGTGAACTATGTGGCGCCCTTTACCGGCTCCAGCTTCGGCGGAAAGAACGCTTTCCCTCTGGACCGCAATATCGCCTCCCACTACCTCATGATAGCCGGCCTCGCATGCCTCGACCTGAAGAAGCCGGTCCACTGCCCATACTCTCGTGAAGAAGAAATGGTCAGCGGCTGGTCCCGCGGCAGCCAGACCAACGTCAAAATCGGTTTCAAGAAAGATGGCACCCTGACGACCATGGACCTGGAACACTGGCAGGAAACCGGCTCCGGCGGCGACAAATATCCCGCCAAGAACGCCATGCTCGCCACGGGTTCAGTACTGTATTCTCACAACTGCCAGCACCAGCGTGGCAAGATCCACTACGTAAACACCAACCGCCAGCCCGCTGCAGGTTGGCAGGGATACGGTGCTCCCGAAGGCACTTTTGCCGTGGAAACCACCATGGACATCGCCGCCTACGAACTGGGCATAGACCCGGTCGAACTGCGCAAGATGAACTGCATGCGCGCAGGCGACATCGACTCCGGCTGGGACCCACTGGTCTACAAATCGGCATTCATTTCTTCATCCGGCATCCGTGACTGCCTCGATGCAGGCGCGGAAAGATTGGACTGGAAGAACACCTGGCAGCATCCAAGCGAAAAGACGGGCCGTATCCGTCACGGCATGGGCGTGGCCATCTTCGCCATGGGCGCAGGCCGCCCCGGTCCGGGCAATTCCTCCGAAGCCATGGTCAAGGTCTACCCCGACGGGTCCGCCGCTCTGGTATGCGCCGTGGCCGACATCGGTCAGGGACAGCACACTGTCCAATGCCAGATTGTAGCCGAAGTACTTGGTCTGCCGTACAAAAAGATAGGTCTCGTCTGTCATGACACCGACTCCACACCCTTTGCCACATTGGTCGCCAACAGCTGCGGCACATGGATTCAGGGGTGGGCTACTTACGAGGCCGCCGTTGACGCCAAGCATCAGGTTCTCAAACTCGCAGCAGGCGTCATGGGTGTTTCCGAAACAGAACTGGACATCAATGAAAATGGCATCTTCATGACCAATGATCCAAGCAAGGGCATCTCCTTTGCCGAGGCATTCGGAACACGCGGTCATTACGGCGGCATCCATGAAGTGACGGGGTACTACGTCAACAACTCGCCCCATCCCAATGGCCTCAAGGACGGCAAGAAAGATCAGGTTTACATCCCCAAGGAAAAGGGCGCACAGTTCATCTCCCTGGACATCGACACTGAGACCGGCATGATCGACAACGTCCTCGTCACCATGGCGCAGAACGTGGGCAAGGCTCTCAATCCGAAGATTGTGGCTGGACAGCTTTCGACCTCCCGCCACGGTGTGGACAACGCCATGCTCGGCAACGACTGCATCATAGACAAGCGCAACGGCTGGCTGATGACCCCCAACTGGGTTGACTACCGCCACGCGACCACCATGGAATGTGACGTCGACCCGATCGTCATCGAAAAGCCCGGCGACCCGACCCATCCATTCGGCGCCACGGCCTGCGGTGAAGGCGCAGCCTGTCCCACACTGGCCGCATTTTCCAACGCCATCTACAACGCTATTGGTGTTCGCCTCACGGAAACACCGTATACCCCTGAAAGCATCCTCATTGGCCTGGGCAAAATCAAGGCCAGAGGGAGGAAGAAATAA
- a CDS encoding (2Fe-2S)-binding protein, translating to MNEQRKKLITLTVNDEVLSIPVESHWTLSKVLRNDCGHTGAKEACGEGACGACTVLIDGVAVPSCMVLAVEQEGKVIETVEGLSKDGTLHPIQEAWLEEYGAQCGFCSPGMIMTTKYLLSRNANPTDDEIKEALGGNLCICNNYEHIINAVRSAAKKMAKEQI from the coding sequence ATGAACGAACAACGAAAAAAACTCATCACATTGACAGTGAACGATGAAGTCCTGTCGATCCCGGTGGAGTCGCACTGGACCCTTTCAAAGGTTCTTCGCAACGACTGCGGCCACACCGGTGCCAAGGAAGCATGCGGCGAAGGGGCGTGCGGAGCATGTACCGTCCTCATCGACGGCGTGGCAGTCCCATCCTGCATGGTTCTTGCCGTGGAACAGGAAGGCAAGGTCATCGAAACCGTTGAAGGACTGTCCAAGGACGGCACGCTGCACCCCATTCAGGAAGCATGGCTCGAAGAATATGGTGCTCAATGCGGTTTCTGTTCTCCCGGCATGATCATGACCACCAAGTACCTGCTGAGCAGGAATGCCAATCCCACTGACGACGAAATCAAGGAAGCCCTCGGTGGCAACCTCTGCATCTGCAACAACTACGAGCACATCATCAACGCCGTACGCAGTGCGGCCAAGAAGATGGCAAAGGAGCAGATATAA
- a CDS encoding DMT family transporter, which translates to MPKNQVVVGSLYALLATVLWAGAFIIARLAVGEISPMTLGATRWGMALIILSTFMLPKVKKEWPVAKTFLPQIIAAALFGVAAYSPLSYFAAQTTSAINLSLISVTTPIFIVIIASVMGQKQSLNTWAGCIVALIGSFYLVSNGDINQILGMHFAAGDILMLGAAVGFAIYSLILKKTPDGLSGGTIMYLMSFFAVLMLIPCVIWESTQPSMTFNMNGIVFFSITFSAICSSIIAWWTWNIGLEKAGPELCGMIYYSLPLWGGIFAFVFLGEKMTTVHFISGALIIGGIVWASRGTKKPVESATPNEA; encoded by the coding sequence ATGCCTAAGAATCAAGTAGTTGTCGGTTCACTTTACGCTTTGCTTGCCACCGTCCTGTGGGCCGGTGCATTCATTATCGCCCGTCTGGCCGTTGGCGAAATTTCACCCATGACTTTGGGTGCAACCCGTTGGGGCATGGCCCTGATAATCCTGTCCACGTTCATGCTGCCGAAAGTAAAAAAAGAATGGCCCGTCGCCAAAACATTCCTGCCGCAGATCATCGCCGCCGCCCTTTTCGGTGTAGCCGCATACTCCCCGCTCAGCTATTTCGCGGCGCAGACAACCTCTGCTATCAACCTGTCTCTCATTTCCGTAACCACGCCCATATTCATCGTCATCATAGCTTCAGTCATGGGCCAGAAGCAGTCCCTGAACACATGGGCCGGTTGTATCGTAGCCCTGATCGGTTCCTTCTATCTGGTCAGTAACGGCGACATCAATCAGATCCTCGGCATGCACTTCGCAGCCGGTGACATCCTCATGCTCGGTGCCGCAGTCGGTTTCGCCATTTACAGCCTGATTCTCAAGAAAACCCCTGACGGTCTGTCCGGCGGCACTATCATGTACCTCATGTCCTTCTTCGCTGTCCTTATGCTCATCCCCTGTGTCATCTGGGAATCCACCCAGCCAAGCATGACCTTCAACATGAACGGCATCGTCTTCTTCTCCATTACCTTCTCCGCAATCTGTTCATCCATCATCGCATGGTGGACCTGGAACATCGGTCTGGAAAAGGCCGGACCTGAACTCTGCGGCATGATCTATTACTCCCTGCCTCTGTGGGGCGGCATCTTCGCCTTTGTCTTCCTCGGTGAAAAGATGACCACGGTCCACTTCATCTCCGGAGCATTGATCATCGGCGGTATTGTCTGGGCCAGCCGTGGCACCAAAAAGCCTGTTGAATCCGCCACTCCCAACGAAGCCTAA
- a CDS encoding sigma 54-interacting transcriptional regulator has translation MAFTAYAYASKVPDTTMEKTEHFGLDFKTFARLIDSLHDEVIIYDDNYRMLYVNKACERHYGFTQEEMVGLPFWEVISKHAAWNRPALPAVYKYKRPIKQEQKTYLGLDVLTIATPILDAKGNIEYVVLNVRDSVHKRQIPSLDELEHSLDIEEETHPENFIYHSQAMENVVQSARKIANLTAPCLLLGESGCGKSLLAKFIHANSTRKDKPFVVVNCAAIPEQLFESELFGHVKGAFSGATNTRGGLFAKASGGTLFLDEISELPFTMQAKLLHAVQENEYRPVGSSQTVKANVRILAASNRNLERMAAAGAFRQDLFFRLNVFDITIPPLRDRRDDIVPLLFYFLNHYGKKHGSSKSLSPEAQSLLCQHSWPGNIRELAHLMERLVVTTEEDTISIDHLPTTLYQTTPPLLDGIGHSTLDAAMEAVEKKIILDAQVMHGSTRKIAAALGISQSRASRLLRKYTESNES, from the coding sequence ATGGCCTTTACTGCCTATGCCTATGCGAGTAAAGTACCGGATACCACCATGGAAAAAACAGAACACTTCGGATTGGATTTCAAGACCTTTGCCCGACTCATCGACAGCCTGCACGATGAGGTCATCATCTATGATGACAACTACCGCATGCTGTATGTCAACAAGGCATGCGAACGCCATTACGGATTCACTCAGGAAGAGATGGTCGGTCTGCCCTTTTGGGAAGTCATCAGCAAACATGCAGCCTGGAACCGTCCGGCCCTTCCGGCGGTTTACAAATACAAACGTCCAATCAAACAGGAACAGAAAACCTACCTTGGCCTGGATGTTCTGACCATTGCCACCCCCATTCTCGACGCCAAAGGCAACATCGAATACGTTGTACTCAATGTTCGCGACAGCGTGCACAAAAGACAGATACCCAGCCTGGACGAGCTGGAGCACAGTCTCGATATTGAAGAGGAAACGCACCCCGAAAATTTCATCTACCACAGTCAGGCCATGGAAAATGTGGTTCAGTCAGCACGCAAGATCGCAAACCTGACAGCTCCCTGCCTCCTGCTCGGCGAATCAGGCTGTGGCAAAAGTCTGCTGGCAAAATTCATCCATGCCAACAGCACACGGAAAGACAAACCGTTCGTGGTCGTCAACTGCGCAGCCATCCCGGAACAACTCTTCGAATCCGAACTGTTCGGGCATGTGAAGGGCGCATTTTCCGGTGCAACCAACACCCGTGGAGGGCTTTTCGCCAAAGCCTCAGGGGGCACGCTGTTTCTTGATGAAATTTCGGAGCTGCCGTTCACCATGCAGGCCAAACTGCTTCACGCTGTTCAGGAAAACGAATACCGCCCAGTGGGAAGCTCACAGACAGTCAAGGCCAACGTGCGCATCCTGGCTGCATCCAACCGCAACCTGGAGCGCATGGCCGCTGCCGGTGCATTTCGTCAGGATCTCTTCTTCCGGCTTAATGTCTTCGATATCACGATCCCGCCACTGCGTGACCGGAGAGATGACATTGTCCCGCTCCTCTTCTATTTTCTCAACCATTACGGGAAAAAACACGGTTCCTCGAAAAGCCTTTCCCCGGAAGCCCAATCTCTCCTGTGCCAGCACTCATGGCCGGGCAATATCCGTGAACTGGCACACCTTATGGAACGGCTCGTAGTCACCACGGAAGAAGACACCATCAGCATTGACCACCTGCCCACCACTCTTTATCAAACAACTCCACCGCTCCTTGATGGCATTGGACACAGCACCCTTGATGCAGCAATGGAAGCAGTGGAAAAGAAAATCATCCTTGACGCTCAGGTCATGCACGGCAGCACACGCAAGATCGCTGCCGCACTCGGCATTAGTCAAAGCCGGGCATCTCGCCTACTTCGCAAATACACAGAGTCAAACGAGTCATAA
- a CDS encoding BCCT family transporter, whose protein sequence is MASKGNSEGADLRPDKQILIPATLVLIGIITCSILFTEASEKVLKAVYSVFTHTTGTWYLWVTVLMMILSVYLMCSRYGMIKFGEEDEKPEFSNYSWVAMMFCSGVAGAVMFWSIVEPLFNLAYPPQFAEPLSRQSFEWAMSYVLLHWGPVTWPWYVVTALPICYMFYKRKKPVLRISSAAEPVLGDKVNGPIGKGIEIFFIIGLMFSNAAVMGVSIPIVNHALASTLGIEPSFTLQLIILGISAVIFTASVSLGLKKGIKILSDTNVIIALSLVFFCFVVGPTVFIVDNFTSSFGHMMGNFWNMIFWTDPYTEGSFPQDWTIFYALWMASYGPFMGLFIARISRGRTVRQVIALGLAGGIAGSYMIHAVFGGYTMYAQLNGIVDAVAILKASGGPAALTAILGSLPAGTMVLIGYCIFSTIFLATSVDSCAYVISCAATTRLVPGSEPTRAHRFYWALIQAGLALAAITMGGLGPVRIFANFSGALMLIPIAFVVVAWFKMTKEDNALAKCCKSEN, encoded by the coding sequence ATGGCTTCAAAAGGCAATAGCGAAGGCGCAGACCTTCGCCCAGATAAACAAATTCTCATTCCTGCAACATTGGTGCTTATTGGTATCATTACCTGCTCAATTCTGTTTACCGAAGCAAGTGAAAAGGTTCTCAAGGCAGTCTATTCGGTATTCACACATACAACAGGAACCTGGTACCTCTGGGTTACTGTCCTGATGATGATTCTTTCTGTTTACCTTATGTGTAGCCGTTACGGTATGATCAAATTCGGTGAAGAAGACGAGAAACCAGAGTTTAGCAACTATTCATGGGTTGCCATGATGTTTTGCTCCGGTGTCGCCGGTGCCGTCATGTTCTGGTCCATTGTCGAACCTCTGTTCAACCTGGCATACCCGCCCCAATTTGCTGAACCGCTGTCCAGGCAGTCCTTTGAATGGGCCATGTCGTATGTCCTGTTGCACTGGGGTCCGGTGACGTGGCCTTGGTATGTAGTGACCGCTCTGCCCATCTGTTACATGTTCTACAAGCGCAAGAAGCCTGTTCTGCGCATCAGTTCTGCTGCTGAACCTGTCTTGGGGGACAAGGTTAACGGTCCCATTGGCAAGGGGATCGAGATATTCTTCATTATTGGTCTGATGTTTTCCAATGCGGCTGTCATGGGTGTATCCATACCCATCGTCAACCATGCGCTGGCAAGCACCCTTGGTATCGAGCCGAGTTTCACTTTGCAGCTGATTATTCTTGGCATCAGTGCCGTGATCTTCACCGCATCTGTGTCCCTTGGTCTGAAGAAAGGTATCAAGATCCTGTCCGATACCAATGTGATCATCGCATTGTCCCTGGTTTTCTTCTGCTTTGTGGTCGGTCCCACCGTGTTTATCGTTGATAACTTCACGAGTTCGTTCGGGCACATGATGGGTAACTTCTGGAATATGATTTTCTGGACTGATCCTTACACCGAAGGTTCCTTCCCGCAGGATTGGACGATCTTTTATGCTTTGTGGATGGCCTCGTATGGTCCGTTCATGGGCCTATTCATCGCCCGCATCTCCCGTGGTCGTACTGTCCGTCAGGTCATCGCCCTCGGTTTGGCCGGTGGCATTGCCGGTTCGTATATGATTCACGCCGTTTTTGGTGGCTACACCATGTACGCCCAGCTCAACGGTATTGTTGACGCTGTCGCTATTCTGAAAGCCAGCGGCGGGCCGGCTGCTCTGACCGCGATTCTGGGAAGCCTGCCTGCAGGCACCATGGTCCTGATTGGTTACTGCATCTTCTCGACCATCTTCCTGGCAACCAGTGTGGACTCCTGCGCATATGTCATCTCTTGTGCTGCGACTACGCGGTTGGTGCCTGGTTCTGAGCCGACTCGAGCGCATCGTTTTTACTGGGCTCTCATTCAGGCAGGTCTCGCATTGGCTGCCATCACCATGGGGGGGCTTGGGCCTGTTCGTATTTTCGCGAACTTCTCCGGTGCACTCATGTTGATACCAATCGCATTTGTGGTTGTCGCCTGGTTCAAGATGACCAAAGAGGACAACGCATTGGCGAAGTGCTGCAAATCGGAAAACTAG